In Methanosarcina siciliae T4/M, one genomic interval encodes:
- the fhcD gene encoding formylmethanofuran--tetrahydromethanopterin N-formyltransferase codes for MEINGVEIEDTYAEAFPIKIARVLITAATKRWAQVAATEATGFGTSVIMCPAEAGIERLASPSETPDGRPGVYVQICTFKYEALEEQLLERIGQCVLTAPTTAVFNGLPEAEKQFNIGFKLKFFGDGMESEAQVAGRKVYKVPIMEGDFVTEDNIGAIAGIAGGNFFIFGDSQMSALTAAEVAVDAIAELEGTITPFPGGIVASGSKSGANKYKFLKATANEKFCPSIKDKVENTEIPADVNAVYEIVINGLDEASIKSAMKAGIEAAVTVPGIKKISAGNYGGKLGKYQFKLHELF; via the coding sequence ATGGAAATCAACGGAGTAGAAATTGAAGATACGTATGCAGAAGCGTTTCCGATCAAGATTGCAAGAGTACTCATCACAGCAGCCACCAAGCGCTGGGCACAGGTAGCAGCCACTGAAGCCACCGGCTTTGGGACCTCAGTTATAATGTGTCCTGCAGAGGCTGGAATTGAAAGGCTCGCAAGTCCCAGCGAGACCCCTGACGGAAGGCCTGGAGTGTACGTCCAGATCTGTACTTTCAAATACGAAGCCCTCGAAGAACAACTGCTTGAGAGAATAGGGCAGTGTGTACTTACAGCTCCCACAACTGCAGTTTTTAACGGCCTGCCTGAAGCTGAGAAACAATTTAATATCGGCTTTAAACTCAAATTCTTCGGAGACGGCATGGAGTCCGAAGCCCAGGTTGCAGGCCGCAAAGTATACAAAGTCCCAATCATGGAAGGAGACTTTGTGACCGAAGACAACATAGGAGCTATAGCCGGAATTGCAGGCGGAAATTTCTTTATCTTCGGTGATTCCCAGATGAGCGCCCTGACTGCAGCCGAGGTTGCCGTAGACGCAATTGCAGAGCTTGAAGGCACAATCACTCCCTTCCCCGGCGGCATTGTCGCAAGCGGGTCCAAATCCGGAGCAAACAAGTACAAATTCCTGAAAGCTACTGCAAATGAAAAGTTCTGCCCCTCCATAAAGGACAAAGTAGAAAACACCGAAATTCCTGCCGACGTCAACGCTGTATATGAAATTGTCATCAACGGACTTGATGAAGCAAGCATAAAATCAGCCATGAAAGCCGGAATAGAAGCTGCAGTTACTGTCCCAGGGATCAAGAAGATTTCCGCAGGGAACTACGGTGGCAAACTGGGCAAATACCAGTTCAAACTTCACGAGCTCTTCTGA
- a CDS encoding chemotaxis protein CheD, translating to MADSGIVIVGIGDCAITRSPVKIKTSGLGSCVGVTIYDRHEKIGGLLHTMLPNRKKAGIKDKPAKFTDAGIEYLVAEIIKNGGSKRKLEAKLVGGASMFENSHMSIGERNIKSARETLKKLRVEIIAEDTGKNYGRTIIFDTFTGDLLIKTMLRGDKVI from the coding sequence TTGGCAGATTCAGGCATAGTTATTGTTGGTATTGGAGACTGTGCAATAACCAGAAGCCCTGTAAAAATTAAAACCTCCGGCTTGGGGTCCTGCGTGGGGGTAACCATCTATGACAGGCATGAAAAAATAGGAGGGCTTCTCCATACCATGCTCCCGAACAGAAAAAAAGCAGGGATAAAGGATAAGCCCGCCAAATTTACAGACGCAGGAATAGAGTACCTTGTGGCCGAAATAATAAAAAATGGAGGTTCCAAAAGAAAACTCGAAGCAAAACTTGTCGGGGGTGCAAGCATGTTCGAAAACTCACACATGAGTATAGGCGAGAGAAACATAAAGAGCGCAAGAGAAACCCTGAAAAAACTGAGAGTGGAAATCATAGCTGAGGATACGGGGAAAAACTACGGGCGCACAATAATATTCGATACCTTTACTGGCGATCTTCTCATAAAGACAATGCTCAGAGGGGATAAAGTAATCTGA
- a CDS encoding chemotaxis protein CheC — protein sequence MEKIRSLSKFEYGALKEIGNIGVGNSAASLSRLVNSIVYTRVLDTKFGLIEDIPKTAGFSEFPVLGTLMRIKEDLTGYILVFFPENSAKNLCMSLSGEKGKEDLTDPINLSLIEEVSHILAGTYVTSLEKFLKLNLSISVPFATYDMSGAIFNSAVTEMGCTTDFALMLDTEFLIKEKKINGNILTLFDPESLDCLLKRINSMINQDP from the coding sequence ATGGAAAAAATCAGAAGCTTGAGTAAATTTGAATATGGAGCGCTGAAAGAGATTGGGAACATAGGGGTAGGGAACTCAGCAGCCTCTCTTTCCAGGCTCGTAAACAGCATTGTCTATACCAGAGTTCTCGATACAAAGTTTGGGTTAATCGAAGATATACCGAAAACAGCAGGTTTTTCAGAATTCCCGGTGCTAGGTACATTAATGCGTATCAAAGAGGACCTCACTGGCTATATCCTTGTCTTTTTCCCTGAAAATAGTGCAAAAAACCTCTGCATGAGCCTCTCTGGTGAAAAGGGAAAAGAAGATCTGACAGATCCTATAAATTTGTCCTTAATTGAAGAAGTTAGCCATATACTGGCAGGAACCTACGTAACTTCCCTTGAAAAATTCCTGAAACTTAATCTTTCGATATCTGTTCCCTTTGCAACATATGATATGTCCGGCGCCATTTTCAATTCAGCAGTTACAGAGATGGGGTGCACAACAGACTTTGCACTTATGCTTGATACGGAGTTTTTAATAAAAGAAAAGAAAATTAATGGAAACATACTGACTTTATTTGACCCGGAATCTCTGGACTGCCTATTAAAAAGAATTAATTCGATGATTAATCAAGACCCCTGA
- a CDS encoding CheR family methyltransferase yields MKINKGGIKINEEGVKESKNGIKVSDKRNKEGKNFEEDPEFELLKRVVTESTGFNCEYYKEAHFRRRINVRVRATNSENYEKYLRVLKKDSTEYENLVKALTINVSEFFRNPETFGVIEKEVIPHLIKSRSGSLVKSIRIWSAGCATGEEAYSLAILLHRILEKDFGRYRISILGTDIDDLSLENARKGIYRENVLKNVDASIKKNYFVKQGETYQVSEQLRSMIRFKRHDMLSESISKSCVNRFDLIICRNVMIYFKKEIQEQLQLNFHQALNRGGFFVIGKAETLLGTASNLFKPYNARERLYIKET; encoded by the coding sequence ATGAAGATAAATAAAGGTGGAATAAAGATAAATGAAGAAGGAGTTAAGGAAAGTAAAAACGGAATCAAAGTAAGTGATAAAAGAAATAAGGAAGGCAAGAATTTCGAGGAAGACCCGGAATTTGAACTGCTAAAAAGAGTGGTTACGGAAAGTACTGGTTTTAACTGTGAGTATTATAAGGAAGCTCATTTCAGGCGTAGAATTAATGTCCGGGTCAGAGCTACCAACTCAGAGAATTATGAAAAATACCTCAGAGTGCTGAAAAAGGACTCGACAGAATATGAAAATCTCGTTAAAGCCCTTACAATAAACGTCAGTGAATTTTTCCGAAACCCGGAAACTTTCGGAGTAATTGAAAAAGAAGTTATTCCGCATCTTATAAAATCCAGATCTGGCTCCCTGGTAAAATCGATCCGTATCTGGAGTGCAGGCTGTGCAACAGGAGAAGAGGCATATTCTCTTGCCATTTTGTTGCACAGAATTCTCGAGAAAGATTTCGGCAGGTATAGAATAAGTATTTTAGGAACTGATATTGATGATTTAAGCCTTGAGAATGCCCGAAAAGGAATTTACCGAGAAAATGTACTTAAAAATGTGGATGCCAGTATAAAAAAAAATTATTTCGTAAAGCAGGGTGAGACATACCAGGTTTCCGAGCAACTAAGAAGTATGATACGTTTTAAACGGCATGATATGTTATCGGAATCAATATCAAAATCCTGTGTAAACCGTTTTGACCTCATAATCTGTCGAAACGTCATGATATACTTTAAAAAGGAAATTCAGGAACAACTGCAGCTTAATTTTCATCAGGCATTGAATAGAGGAGGGTTCTTTGTTATAGGAAAAGCAGAAACACTACTGGGAACCGCCTCAAATCTTTTTAAGCCTTACAATGCAAGAGAGCGCCTGTATATAAAAGAAACTTAG
- a CDS encoding chemotaxis protein CheA: protein MDMSKYMAIFRSESEKYIKEMSDSLLALELDPENIEQMNVIFRAAHTFKGMAATMGFRQIVELTHEMESLIDRFRTRQLILDSSLIDILFECLDALEGLVENVCKSAESKNGEGKNDRSESHKSYPDAGEVLKTLRNLNNSPEEVILQKIESDSVSAGRKIEEKEEKKEAVVEVEKEVKGGEEKKTEGKREVKREEEKEANEIKEDKKETEEGKEEKGGEKERDNKREKKEEEGREEKKEETEKEEKRFESTVDKELESINKELKEKKSRTDSGPNFKVKNVQSSRMQDSKLQSPKIQSSRISTEQLDKLMNLVGELVINRSRIKELTGESKSKDLEFALSEFRKLTRELQEEVLEIRMVPLDHVTNIFPRMIRDLARAQNKKINFVIRGKEIKLDRAVMEEIGDPLVHLLRNAVDHGIELPEQRVELGKEETGTIMITASKQQNYVLVKIEDDGRGINAKEILKAALEKGFISRDEAEQLSERETIQLIFAPGLTTASTVTDLSGRGVGMDVVKNRIERLGGSVKVESKLGFGSRFELRLPITIALYQAMLVKVGMERYAIPFTSIVKSISVRKEEVRHISGEEVIVINEKMLPLLRLRKLFQLPAVQKEESLVVVIVEKAGQYIGLVVDSLLGKQEVIIKNFKSRLLEKTRGFAGATILGDGCVILILDVNSII, encoded by the coding sequence ATGGACATGTCAAAGTATATGGCCATTTTCAGGTCCGAATCTGAAAAATACATTAAAGAAATGAGTGATTCCCTGCTAGCACTCGAACTGGATCCTGAAAATATTGAGCAGATGAATGTAATTTTCCGTGCAGCCCACACCTTCAAAGGCATGGCTGCAACCATGGGGTTCAGGCAAATTGTCGAACTGACACATGAGATGGAAAGCCTGATTGACAGGTTCCGTACGAGACAGCTGATCCTGGATTCTTCATTAATAGATATTCTCTTCGAATGCCTGGACGCTCTGGAAGGACTCGTTGAAAATGTCTGCAAGAGTGCGGAAAGTAAAAACGGGGAAGGAAAAAACGATAGAAGTGAAAGTCATAAGTCTTATCCTGATGCGGGGGAAGTTCTGAAAACTCTCAGGAATTTAAATAACTCCCCAGAAGAAGTTATCCTTCAAAAAATTGAATCCGATTCCGTTTCTGCAGGCAGGAAAATAGAGGAAAAAGAAGAGAAAAAAGAAGCAGTAGTGGAAGTAGAAAAAGAAGTAAAAGGGGGAGAAGAAAAGAAAACAGAAGGGAAAAGAGAAGTAAAAAGGGAAGAAGAAAAAGAAGCAAACGAAATAAAAGAAGATAAAAAAGAGACAGAAGAAGGAAAAGAAGAAAAGGGCGGAGAGAAAGAAAGAGATAATAAGAGAGAGAAAAAAGAAGAAGAAGGAAGGGAAGAGAAAAAAGAGGAGACAGAAAAAGAAGAAAAGAGATTCGAAAGTACAGTAGACAAGGAACTCGAAAGCATAAATAAAGAGTTAAAAGAAAAGAAAAGCCGTACTGACTCTGGACCAAATTTTAAAGTAAAGAACGTACAAAGCTCAAGAATGCAGGATTCAAAGCTCCAGAGTCCAAAAATACAGAGTTCAAGGATCAGTACGGAACAGTTAGATAAGTTGATGAATCTTGTGGGTGAGCTCGTAATTAACAGGAGCAGGATAAAAGAGCTCACAGGGGAGTCAAAATCAAAGGATCTGGAGTTTGCGCTTTCCGAATTCCGGAAACTGACCCGAGAACTTCAGGAAGAAGTGTTAGAGATAAGGATGGTTCCTCTGGACCATGTAACCAATATTTTTCCCAGGATGATAAGGGATCTTGCAAGGGCGCAAAATAAAAAAATTAATTTTGTGATAAGGGGAAAAGAAATAAAGCTCGATAGAGCCGTTATGGAAGAAATCGGAGATCCTCTGGTGCACCTGTTAAGAAATGCGGTGGATCATGGAATAGAACTTCCCGAACAGCGTGTGGAACTCGGGAAAGAGGAAACCGGCACTATAATGATTACGGCTTCAAAGCAGCAGAACTACGTTCTTGTCAAAATAGAAGATGACGGAAGAGGGATAAATGCAAAAGAAATTCTGAAAGCTGCCCTGGAAAAAGGATTTATTTCAAGAGACGAAGCCGAACAGCTTTCGGAAAGAGAAACCATACAGCTGATTTTTGCCCCGGGACTTACTACTGCCAGCACGGTAACGGACCTTTCAGGCAGAGGGGTTGGAATGGATGTTGTAAAGAACCGGATTGAACGGTTAGGAGGCTCTGTTAAAGTGGAATCGAAGCTCGGATTTGGCTCAAGGTTTGAACTGAGGCTTCCTATAACGATTGCTCTCTATCAGGCTATGCTCGTGAAAGTCGGAATGGAAAGATACGCGATTCCTTTCACAAGCATAGTAAAAAGTATTTCGGTCAGGAAGGAGGAAGTCCGACATATCAGTGGTGAAGAGGTTATTGTGATAAACGAAAAAATGCTTCCCCTTCTCAGATTGCGTAAGTTGTTCCAGTTGCCAGCTGTACAGAAAGAAGAAAGTCTTGTTGTTGTTATAGTGGAAAAAGCCGGACAATATATAGGACTTGTTGTTGATTCCCTGCTTGGAAAGCAGGAAGTTATCATAAAAAATTTTAAAAGCAGGCTGCTGGAAAAAACCCGGGGATTTGCAGGAGCGACAATTCTGGGAGACGGGTGTGTCATTTTAATTCTTGATGTTAACTCCATAATTTGA
- a CDS encoding protein-glutamate methylesterase/protein-glutamine glutaminase: MTIRALIVDDSALIRKVLSDILNEDPNIMVVGTAINGKNGLEKVMKLRPDVVLLDNVMPVLDGLKTLACIMKEQPTPIVIVSSLGERAEEITLTAFEYGAVDVIEKPSGILSQSMPEMAEEICRKVRIASKANLKNLECMRDSEPLNPEKGETKENRVLKKAAPVRNILAIGASTGGPRALEKLICSLPGELPAAVLVVQHMPPGFTASLSKRLDAKSALRVKEAQEGDRVEEGTVLIAPGNYHMEIVRNKVNSLEKETVHLSCGPKELGSRPSVNVLFRSIAPVYGSRVISLVLTGMNCDGADGAEEIKKMGGKVIAEARISCVVYGMPGEIIKRNLADLVLPLDKMAEEIIRIIG, translated from the coding sequence ATGACTATTCGCGCACTCATAGTAGACGATTCTGCTTTAATCCGCAAAGTTCTTTCTGATATCCTCAACGAAGATCCGAATATCATGGTTGTAGGGACTGCGATCAACGGAAAGAACGGCCTTGAAAAAGTCATGAAACTCAGGCCCGATGTAGTACTTCTGGACAATGTAATGCCCGTTCTTGACGGCCTCAAGACCCTTGCCTGTATCATGAAAGAACAGCCGACTCCCATAGTTATAGTGTCATCTCTGGGAGAAAGAGCCGAAGAAATCACCCTTACGGCTTTTGAGTACGGAGCAGTGGATGTAATTGAAAAGCCCTCAGGTATTCTCAGCCAGAGCATGCCTGAGATGGCGGAGGAAATTTGCAGGAAAGTCAGGATAGCTTCCAAAGCCAACCTTAAAAACCTGGAGTGCATGCGAGATTCTGAACCTTTGAATCCGGAAAAAGGGGAAACAAAAGAAAACCGGGTTCTGAAGAAAGCAGCTCCCGTAAGAAATATACTGGCGATAGGCGCATCCACTGGAGGGCCACGAGCGCTGGAAAAACTTATATGCTCACTTCCAGGTGAGCTTCCGGCTGCAGTTCTTGTAGTACAGCATATGCCTCCGGGATTTACAGCATCGCTATCCAAAAGGCTTGATGCAAAGTCAGCTCTCAGGGTAAAAGAAGCACAGGAAGGAGATAGGGTCGAGGAAGGAACTGTGCTTATAGCCCCCGGGAATTATCATATGGAAATTGTGCGAAATAAGGTAAACAGCCTTGAAAAAGAAACAGTACACCTGTCTTGCGGTCCTAAAGAACTGGGATCCCGGCCTTCGGTAAATGTCCTTTTCAGGTCAATTGCCCCTGTTTACGGTTCCAGGGTTATTTCCCTTGTCCTTACAGGAATGAACTGCGATGGAGCTGATGGAGCTGAAGAAATTAAAAAAATGGGAGGCAAAGTAATCGCAGAAGCCCGGATTTCATGTGTAGTATACGGGATGCCCGGAGAGATTATAAAGCGAAACCTGGCGGATCTTGTGCTCCCCCTGGACAAAATGGCGGAAGAAATTATCAGAATAATTGGATGA
- a CDS encoding response regulator has product MARVMIVDDAEFMRMVIRDILLKHGHEVVAEVGDGEEAIQTYLEVKPDLVLMDIIMPDMDGKEALQKLLLIDPDAKVVMCSSLGQQALITESMKIGAMGFIVKPFEPDGMLDVIKKIAEPN; this is encoded by the coding sequence ATGGCAAGAGTAATGATCGTGGACGATGCCGAATTTATGCGAATGGTAATCAGAGACATTCTTTTGAAGCACGGACACGAGGTTGTTGCTGAAGTAGGTGATGGAGAAGAAGCGATTCAGACATATCTGGAGGTAAAACCTGACCTTGTGCTGATGGACATAATAATGCCAGATATGGACGGAAAAGAGGCATTACAAAAACTTCTTTTAATAGACCCTGATGCGAAAGTAGTAATGTGCTCTTCTCTTGGGCAGCAGGCTCTGATAACGGAATCCATGAAAATAGGTGCCATGGGTTTCATAGTAAAACCTTTCGAGCCCGACGGCATGCTGGATGTAATTAAAAAAATTGCTGAGCCAAATTAA
- a CDS encoding response regulator, translating into MPEILIVEDNLLNLVIEADLLKSCGYDPKKAKNGFEALEVLSKVKVDLVLMDMELPKMHGLELLQRIKCDPETQGIRVVAVTGHCDPESEQKFLKAGCHAVLSKPINFDLFGEQVKEFLTAMNSPG; encoded by the coding sequence ATGCCTGAAATCCTGATCGTTGAGGATAACCTGCTTAACCTTGTTATTGAAGCTGACCTTCTGAAATCCTGCGGATATGATCCGAAGAAGGCAAAAAACGGCTTTGAAGCACTTGAAGTTCTCAGTAAGGTTAAAGTTGATCTTGTACTGATGGATATGGAACTTCCAAAAATGCATGGTCTTGAATTACTTCAAAGGATAAAATGCGACCCTGAAACACAAGGCATAAGGGTTGTTGCCGTTACAGGACATTGTGATCCCGAAAGTGAACAGAAATTCCTTAAAGCCGGATGTCATGCTGTCCTTTCCAAACCCATAAATTTTGATCTTTTCGGAGAGCAGGTCAAGGAATTTCTTACAGCAATGAATTCTCCTGGTTGA